In Miscanthus floridulus cultivar M001 unplaced genomic scaffold, ASM1932011v1 fs_435_2_3, whole genome shotgun sequence, one DNA window encodes the following:
- the LOC136531782 gene encoding glycolipid transfer protein 1-like, with translation MQMEGTVFTPSLEGMKHVKSESGVILTKPFLQVCKQILPVLEKFGSAMSIVKTDIGGNITRLETKYASDPTKYEHLHSLVKVEVSAKTAKSSSSCTNGLLWLTRAMDFLVALFHNLVQHPDWQMSQACSDAYSKKLKKWHGWLASSSFSVAIKLAPDRKKFMEIISGSGDINADIDKFCATFSPLLAENHKFLASVGMDDLKAS, from the exons ATGCAGATGGAGGGGACCGTGTTCACACCCTCCCTTGAGGGCATGAAGCATGTCAAGTCGGAGAGTGGCGTGATTCTGACCAAGCCGTTTCTCCAAGTATGCAAGCAAATCCTTCCAGTGCTAG AGAAGTTTGGGTCAGCCATGTCGATCGTCAAGACGGACATAGGAGGCAATATCACG AGGCTGGAGACAAAATATGCGTCGGATCCTACAAAGTATGAGCACTTGCACAGCTTGGTGAAAGTAGAAGTCAGCGCCAAGACAGCCAAAAGCTCTAGCAGCTGTACTAATGGCCTCCTCTGGCTGACAAG AGCCATGGACTTCTTGGTTGCACTGTTCCACAATTTGGTACAACATCCAGATTGGCAGATGTCACAAGCTTGCAGTGACGCTTACAGCAAAAAACTGAAGAAATGGCATGGCTGGCTGGCGAGTTCGAGCTTTTCG GTTGCCATAAAGCTTGCACCAGACAGGAAGAAGTTCATGGAGATCATCAGTGGTTCAGGCGACATCAACGCTGATATTGACAAGTTCTGCGCAACATTCTCCCCTTTGCTTGCAGAAAACCACAAGTTTCTG GCCAGTGTGGGCATGGACGATCTTAAGGCATCCTAA